The DNA region CATAATCGATTCAActatttgattttcattttacCTTATCCAAAGTTATAAATTCAAAAACATTATGTAAAGAAAGAGTGTTATGAAAGAAAATCGAATTTAAgttaagaacattttttattttttatttaatttctaAAAGAAACTGTCAAAACAACGTTAAATTAAATAAATACATAAAAGATGAAGAtaaagaaggagaagaagaataaAGACAGaaaaaaattatgatattttcattcaagtGTTGATGAGTCTTCCAGAATTCTTGTTATAGTTTTATTCGACCTATCGCAACAAATCATTCTTCTAGGAATTTAGGATTCATCATAAACTTAGGAATTAGTGAACATTAACTTGTCTCTATAACAAATTAAAATTCTGAATGTTATATGTTATAACATAAACATAAATTAAAATAACATAAAACTATGTCAGATTAAAATAGTTATCTGAATTGTCACATAAACATAACttaatatttttttatcaaaattCATCAGAAAGAACCAAATTGattaaatatttttgaaaaacTTAAAAAATAACATTTATTAAATAAATGCGGAAGTTAAgttaaaataaaattaattaagcCTACTTTTTATAAAAATAGTTCTCAAGCTGCTACTGGCTTAATATAAAAAGAAACAAAAGTGAATTTTGATATATAGACCTCTTTGAATCAGTACAGCATCTTACTCACTCTCATTGAGTCCAAAGTTTCTAAAGATCTGTTATCCTCCGCAACTTGAACTTGTCCCTAGACCCTAGTCACCTACATCTATTTCTGAAAGATTATTTTACAAGTTACAGTTTTGTTACAGATACAACAATTCACATTAAATTACACAATAAACCATTATCATGAGGAATTTTCGAGCCGGTAAAACCATTGTTCCTTCTAATTTTAAGGAGTCTACAAATTCCCAACTGCTATCATCAGTTAACTAGCTGCCACCGTCAGTACATTTTGGCAAGTTAAATGTAGAGGGAAAGGAAGGGCCATCATATGCATGCATGATGAATCTGATGAAGACATAACCTAACTAACAAGAATAATACTATACTATTCTTTCATTCTCCTGAGGCAATAACAACGAAAACATCACCAAGTGACCATTTTCTTGTCATTGATTTTTCTGAAGGGTTGATAAGAGCACGTTCTTGGCTGGCCAAGCGATATCCTATAACGATTTCCTTTCTTGTACGACCCCTAATCATTATATCATAAAAACATAGCTCCTCTTGATCAAATAAATAGAACTCTGCAGGTTTAATACACATCTCGTTCCCCTGTCATACGTAGACCACAATTCcaacattatatgtcattttgaaATTGGAATCTAACTAAAACCGTATAAAATAAACAAAAACCTCAAAAATCCTAAACTGGAAGCTTCAATTTCACATTTAGAGAATTGAAAGTTCCTAAGAAACTAAATGATTCAAATGGTTTATGACCAAAGCACAAATCAGTTCAATTGAAAGTTACCTCCTCTGCAAATAATTCCTCAAGAACACGGTTGATTTGCTTGTCTTCAGCCACCATAGCTAGTGCCATGCTAACCAGCTCATTAGATAATACATAATCACTTATTCTGGACACAGAAACTAGATTTCTAGTTCTAGAATCCAAAATTTCACTAATTATAATTGATTTATCTGAAGCTTGCTGCATTTCGCGGATCCATGAGTTGTGAGAGAACCCGGATAACCTCAAAGAAGTTGACTTTGTGTCTCTGTATGGTAGACGTCTCGACTATAAAAAACAGGCGGGGGATGGGGATGGTTTTCATATAAGTTCACGAAACAGAACGACGGTAGTATTGTATTTTCAAAAGCGGCAGTAGTATTATATGAACATCATAACCCTAATAATGGATACCTGTATATCACGAATGAGCAGAAGGGTAGCTAGGGATCTTGAGTCGGAATGAGCAACAGAGTCCTCCACTGACTCATCTGCAAGAATAAGGATCTGTCTTCTTAGAGTTAGTATACAGTTGAAGAATAGTTTCCATTACTTCGCTCAACCGTCCTGAATCTGGGGATATTCTATAACACTTTAATTCCTACTTCAACATGCACTCTTGCTCCTAATTATATGTTCACATAATTTTTGTTTTATCACATCCACAGGTTATGTGGAGGCAGTCATTCTAATCAGGTCATTTTTTAAAAGAAAGTAGGATATTCCTAATAATTGAAAATAATAATTGTAAATGAGATAGAAGGATTCGCAATCAATTTTCCAGAATCAATTACTATTATCATAAAATATGATCATCTATTTATGTCCAGCTAAGCTATACATTTTGGTTATTCACCATGACATCAAACTCTAAACATTCACATGGACATGGTGCATAAATGGAAATTGATCCCTTCCTCGGTGCACACTTATCACTAACGCATTTCAAGCTATAAATATGAAGAGAAAAAGATTTGAAACTTACAGAATCAAAAGTCTCCAATGGAAGACTCTCCAGGTGCCGCCTAATGACAGCATTTCCCTCCCTGTGGACAAGCTTTATGTTCTCTAGCCCAAAAACATCAAGTTCACCAGCAGCAAGTTTCCTCTCTCTTTGCTTTTCAGGAACCTCGTTGAACATCCAGAGTTCTGAACCAGGGGCCAAGAATGCTTCTAAAACCTGCAAAAACAAAAACGGTGAAAGATAATGTTAAGAGTctcacatcggacaatatatggcgTGAACATATGTTTATAAGTGAGGGTAATCCTCACCCTACaaaccggttttgtagggttgagttatACTCAACCACACTTCTCAACATGGTATTAGAGTCTGGTCTAAGATCCGGTAGGCCACCTGCTATCAGGTTTCCGCTATCGGaccacccaccatttatttccacgctcaAGATGTCCAATCTTGGGCATGAGGGGGTGTtttaagagtcccacatcggacaatatatggaCTAAACATGTTTATAAGTGGGGGTAATCCTCACCCTACTagccggttttgtagggttgagttaggcccaaccatACTTCTCACCAGATAAGCTAAAAGATTATGAAGCTAAGATCGGAATTTGTTTCATATTGTAGATTGATCTATTAGTAATTACAGTCATGTGACTACTTACCATTACCACAGTATACTGTATACTATACATCATAGAGGATAATTTAAGACTTCGATCAAGTCTAAGAGTCATACACAGTGCAGTTTCTTACTGAATAACATCTTAATTTCCGTAGGATTGTCATTATTGATCCGATGCTTACATAAACTATTACAAGTCAAGACATTGAACCTTAATTAATTAAACTAGGGTGTTGAACCTTTTTGCATATCTCATACCAAAAGATATCCAATACAAAATGCTCAAGGCGCGGCAACTTGGACAAATATTACTTTTCTGGTCTGTAGGATGGTTATTTGGCTGAGGATTAAATCACCAAATGCAGGAGCTTTGAAACTGACTGGATTTACCATGTGGCCCAGGCAAAGACGCGCTTACCAGAAAAGAGTACCACGCCCAAAAGGTGTGTACTATGGAGACCCCTGATAGTCTTACAAAAGAAAAATACCAGTTCTGATTATTTTTGTTGAACCTAACATCAAGGGTGAATGGATGATAAGGCACTTTTGGAGAAAACTTGGAAAACCAATACACTAAAACTGATTGTTTTTTCCGTTTTGAAAAATGTATTGAATTGTCACAATATTCTTGacaattttttaattaaaaactTCTCCCAAGAAAAATCTAAATAAACAAACCCTAACTGGAGGCTTGATTGAGGGATGATTGGGAGAGAATATCTGCTCATAATACTCCTCTAGCATCTAGTATTGAATTGAGGTTCTAAATCTAATATTTCCTTCCCACTCATTTAGTAGATTATATAAAAATATAATGTGATGCCTTTCAATAATTGAACATTTAATCACATATCTTATATCAAACATATTTGATCACATATCTTATATGCTTGGCATATGTTGCACCTAATTCTGTATTTTCAAATACAACCTTTGATAGTGTCAAAATTCAATCTTGTTTAGTAATTTCACAGTAATCAAGATCTTTTAAATGTAGCTTGATTCGACCTATTTTATGTTTCCTTAAACGGTAAATAAGTCCTCCTTACACATCAGTATGATAGTGCATAACAACAATGTAGCTTCTCTTAAAATATAAGGATATTTGCAGTAATATGGAATTAACAAAATTTAGGGGATTACCATGATCATATCATCAATGTCACGGCGCCAGCCACAAAATAATATTTTCTCTGGATATTTAGGGGGGTCACGTATCCTGGGAAAATAGCCCTTGCGTACCTATACAAATTATACAGTATTAAAACAAAATGTAATATGTAATTTTGGTTTCTGACTACGAAAATGTACTCCCTCCGTTTTTTTTATAAGTCGCTTTAAAGAAAAAATTTGTACCAAAATATAAGTTGTTTTGCAATACCAAagaatcattaatgttattttttctattatacCCATAAAGGTTTATTATCATCTCttctttttattatttaaatttatCTTTCTCATGCAATTAATGAAGGACAATATTGTAAAATCCTTCATAATTTCTCTTTCCCATACAATGATTACTTTTCTTAATACGTGCGAAAAGTCTAAAACGACTTATAAAAAAAACGGAGGTAGTATTACCTAAGTCACCTATGATCATTAATTTAATGAATCCAAGAAAATGTGCAAGGTATACTACATTTTAATACCTAATTGGCATATTTTCCAAAAAGGCGGACATACTAAATGGACCCAATGCTGAAAAGCCAGCTAGAACATAAAGATTACCTCTGGGAGAGGGCCTGGAGCATAGGTGTCGTCATCCTCAGCTATGACAAGGACTTCATCACCATCTCTCAGAACATAATTATCATCTGGATTTATGACAATCTTCCCACCATCTGCAGAAACCTTAACCCCACAGGGTATTGCATCAGGAAATGAAATTAATATGTCTTTGAAAAGAAGACCATCCAATTCAGGCCATCTTTTTATGTAAAATTCAGCATTCTCAAATCCCAGAATGTCCTCCCATATCTGGCCAAGGGAAGAAAACAAATCAACAAACACAGAATGACACCAAGTTAAAGTAACTGGAAACCAAATGCACCAGTGATGTCATCAAGTCCATAACACTTTAGTCATTACAAATTCCAGCAATGCTTAATAGATGTGATTGAGTAATTTGAATAATGACCTGTGCAAGGCCAGGCTGCAGAGCACATTGAATCATCAAACGTCCAATTACATCATGTGCAACAACTGTTTCAATGAGTTCCCCACCAACAAGTTTCACTAGGGGTTCATTGTCAAGGTCACTCATCTCCACAACAACATGTCCCCTTAAGCCCTCCTTTACACCGGTTAAGCTAAGAACAACTCTTAAAGCACGTGCATCACTCTGGAGACATAAATTCACGGAAAAGATTGACTAAGAAAAAGTTCCAATGCAAGAGTTAATCGCCAacaaaacaacaataacaactAACAAGTAAGGTAAATGACCTGATCTGCATTTTCGTCCGAAGCTAAAACAATGATTGCACGTGCCTTTGAAACTGAAACCTACAAATACATAATAAAGAATAAAGAATGATCACAGAGAGAAACTATGCTAAGACTCGAGTTACCCTATTTTCCCTAAATGAAGAACAAAATACGATGGCAATACCTTCTTTAAGTCAGCCAGTATAAGTGGACTGCCACTTCTACATATTACAGACGTCCCCATGAAATCAAATTCTAGCTTGGCTATATCCATTtccatttcttccttttcctTTTCAGCAAGCACCACAATAACACCACCACCGACACTCTTATTTGCTATTGCTAGCTGCTTCAAAAGTGAGCCCTgtgataaaatataatttatcAACCTTCATTTGTCATATTTATCAAGAAAAGTAACTAATGCACTCAGATGCATAACACTCATACGGAGGGAAAAACTTCATAATGCATGTCTATGCAAGGAAGTCCAATTTTCCTAGGGGATCCATAACCATCAGATAAAATGAACTCCTAACATCAAATTCTAATTCTAA from Lathyrus oleraceus cultivar Zhongwan6 chromosome 1, CAAS_Psat_ZW6_1.0, whole genome shotgun sequence includes:
- the LOC127085956 gene encoding probable ion channel SYM8, encoding MAKSNEEPNSNLNTNKPPLKRTKTLAQQPSLNLRVSIAAADNGIGNSSSSSTKTDFEQQQWNYPSFLGIGSTSRKRRPPPPPKPSNLTPNLKPPASDFQTKPHSEPKTSPSSSSPPSLPIAITKQQQQQHSISSPIFYLFVITCVIFVPYSAFLQYKLAKLKDMKLQLCCQIDFCSGNGKTSLQKDVVDDGSFSYYILNADSRTISLYIVLFTLVLPFILYKYIDYLPQMINFSRRTNSNKEDVPLKKRVAYMVDVFFSIYPYAKLLALLFATLFLIAFGGLALYAVTGGSMAEALWHSWTYVADAGNHAETEGMGQRIVSVSISAGGMLIFAMMLGLVSDAISEKVDSLRKGKSEVIERNHVLILGWSDKLGSLLKQLAIANKSVGGGVIVVLAEKEKEEMEMDIAKLEFDFMGTSVICRSGSPLILADLKKVSVSKARAIIVLASDENADQSDARALRVVLSLTGVKEGLRGHVVVEMSDLDNEPLVKLVGGELIETVVAHDVIGRLMIQCALQPGLAQIWEDILGFENAEFYIKRWPELDGLLFKDILISFPDAIPCGVKVSADGGKIVINPDDNYVLRDGDEVLVIAEDDDTYAPGPLPEVRKGYFPRIRDPPKYPEKILFCGWRRDIDDMIMVLEAFLAPGSELWMFNEVPEKQRERKLAAGELDVFGLENIKLVHREGNAVIRRHLESLPLETFDSILILADESVEDSVAHSDSRSLATLLLIRDIQSRRLPYRDTKSTSLRLSGFSHNSWIREMQQASDKSIIISEILDSRTRNLVSVSRISDYVLSNELVSMALAMVAEDKQINRVLEELFAEEGNEMCIKPAEFYLFDQEELCFYDIMIRGRTRKEIVIGYRLASQERALINPSEKSMTRKWSLGDVFVVIASGE